The Apodemus sylvaticus chromosome 5, mApoSyl1.1, whole genome shotgun sequence genome has a segment encoding these proteins:
- the Ganc gene encoding neutral alpha-glucosidase C isoform X4, with product MEAAEKEEISVEDEAVDKTTFKDCGKIAFYRRQKQQLAKNTTYRALLGSVDTEQDSTRFQIIGETTKPVSMVSPKTPVAASLRIQVYL from the exons ATGGAAGCAGCCGAGAAAGAGGAAATCAG TGTTGAAGATGAAGCAGTGGATAAAACTACTTTCAAAGACTGTGGCAAGATTGCTTTCTACAG GCGGCAGAAACAGCAGCTCGCCAAGAATACCACCTACCGGGCTTTGCTAGGCTCAGTCGACACAGAACAGGACAGCACCAGGTTCCAAATCATCGGTGAAACAACTAAG CCTGTTAGCATGGTTTCACCAAAGACACCTGTAGCAGCTTCTTTGAGGATCCAAGTATATCTCTAA